In Kordia antarctica, the following proteins share a genomic window:
- a CDS encoding translocation/assembly module TamB domain-containing protein has protein sequence MEQQKKTKKALFWKIVKRTILTLFILFIALILFIRSPWGQSIIVTKVTNYISNKTNTKVEIKKLYLTFSGNLIIEDLYLEDKKGDTLVYSKSLEASIALMPLIKGNGFNLKSLESDGLKANIYRKDSISKFNYDFLIDTFTTKDSIAQTSGEALKITLGKLNFKNIELTYTDAILGIESAVKLNTAKLETNSIDLEQMHFDINSVQLKDGVIKYRQTKPFPVDPTAEVIKLPFIAIQNLDVKNTQISYNSVPEYLDMNLSIDELISKIPVFDLETQTVNLTNFNLKNSIITFEQSNPIVGTTVVKPANFEWPNWTIMANDIELLNTEITAKTGNTTSVRNVFNAENIQLEDFNFKANSFEYKPGNASASLENISFTDRSGFQLKNFGAQLALNNTSTILKNLSVRTNNNSISGNVSVNYNSINTFIKDPDLSRLSATIPSLSVNPKDAFFFLPELKNNNYITKLSKKQIIGSLKLNGTLSNLNIPKTTLNWGTNTKMNIQGSVKNTLDINTLHLDFKNFNITSNKKDAFTFIDPEILTIEVPETFQLKGSVNGNLTNFKTNATLKTSDGTVVIKGNFKNKKAIAFNGSVAVDNLALGKILKNEKLGVYSFTTTINGEGNSLNTLDATLKTDFKKLSYNNYDFSKLQLDGKITNGNGNLNLNFKDENLDFEMVNLIQLDTVASKIQTILNLKGVNFQTLGLAEEDVRAKFKLEADIVGNSTSNLAFSGIIKDAISVRNNRPYLLGDIIVYAKLTDKTTAFEIESNPVNASLVSNTDVVNLIAELQKQFNTYFKDDVTTTETDVASNITMKFNATVKQAPILKDLFLPKLESLNPIAITVDFNAENNSLIANATASKITYNGNIIDSLNFSLNAEKETLDFDFKLGSLKTGALAIQKISLKGNVKDQIVYTDFIAKDADETLIQIASEITKQKDSISFHINPKGFILNKQNWSILSDNKITYTTNYLGFKDFKLSQNEQQITVSNTLPGKTIEHVGFNFKNFELSTITSLFNQEKILASGKLNGEIVVEYPFGDTGITANANITNLEVVEVPLGRLNLDAKSVDASKYDLNLAILGDNLNVAIIGDYIANEDDAILNFDIDLKNFELKALDQFAGKYLSKTSGNLSGNVKLTGSTNEPKLLGALKFNDAGLTINAFNASFTLPKESIKLDEAGIYFDKFTMLDINQNPFVLDGKISTKNLSNSSFALTLKAKNIEVLNSTKEANDLFYGKVNLDADVSINGTLKLPKVRGSLMVNKTSDFTYVIPEDEVNLVEKEGIVIFVNKKNPDDILTNQKDDVSSTAVLRGYDIDAQLTVSKKAVFNIIVDERSGDNLKVSGTGNFKFGISENGDMSLSGKYEVDSGHYEVSLYNLVKRHFDIAQGSSIIWRGNPLEADMDIRAIYKIEAAASGLMATKLTSESANITSKYRQKLPFLVYLNLKGQLLKPEISFNLDIPKDNQGELGGAVYAQVQQLNTQEDELNKQVFSLLVLNQFFPSATNDGSSGGSLSIARDNANNVLSNQLNNFSNKLLGNSGIELDFGLNSYTDYQGNAPSNKTQLDVNARKRLLNDKLIVEVGSGVDIQENSQNAGQTTPLVGTVNIQYLFDDNGRWRLKAYRKNDFENVIDGQIILTGISLIFNQEFNKFEELFAKKVKEEVAKTKEAEKTKKDTSKQ, from the coding sequence ATGGAGCAGCAAAAAAAAACAAAAAAAGCGTTGTTTTGGAAAATCGTAAAAAGAACAATTCTAACTCTTTTTATCCTTTTTATTGCGCTTATACTATTCATAAGAAGTCCTTGGGGACAAAGCATTATTGTAACTAAAGTAACTAATTACATATCAAACAAAACCAATACGAAAGTAGAAATTAAAAAACTCTATCTTACTTTTTCTGGTAACTTAATAATTGAAGATCTCTATTTAGAAGATAAAAAAGGAGATACGCTCGTATATTCTAAAAGCTTAGAAGCTTCCATCGCTTTAATGCCACTTATAAAAGGCAATGGATTTAATTTAAAATCGTTGGAATCGGACGGATTAAAAGCGAATATTTACAGAAAAGATAGTATTTCAAAATTTAATTATGATTTTCTAATTGATACGTTCACCACGAAAGATTCTATTGCTCAAACATCTGGAGAAGCATTAAAAATTACACTAGGAAAGCTAAATTTCAAAAACATCGAACTAACGTATACTGATGCCATTTTAGGAATTGAAAGTGCGGTAAAATTAAATACTGCAAAACTTGAAACTAATTCGATCGATTTGGAACAAATGCATTTTGACATCAATAGTGTTCAGTTGAAAGATGGCGTTATAAAATACCGACAAACGAAACCATTTCCTGTCGATCCTACTGCAGAAGTAATCAAGTTGCCATTTATAGCTATCCAAAATCTTGATGTAAAAAATACGCAAATCTCCTATAATTCGGTTCCTGAATACCTAGATATGAATCTTTCGATAGATGAATTAATCTCGAAAATACCTGTATTCGATTTGGAAACACAAACGGTCAACCTAACTAATTTCAATCTAAAAAATTCAATTATCACATTTGAACAATCAAATCCTATTGTTGGAACAACTGTTGTAAAACCTGCAAATTTTGAATGGCCAAATTGGACAATAATGGCTAACGATATTGAACTATTGAATACTGAAATTACAGCAAAAACTGGAAATACAACTTCCGTTAGAAACGTCTTTAACGCAGAAAATATTCAATTGGAAGATTTCAACTTCAAAGCCAATTCATTTGAATACAAACCAGGAAACGCAAGCGCATCTTTAGAAAATATTTCGTTTACAGATCGAAGTGGATTTCAATTGAAAAATTTTGGTGCGCAGTTAGCATTAAATAACACGTCAACAATCTTAAAAAATCTTTCTGTTCGCACAAATAATAATAGTATTTCTGGTAATGTTTCTGTCAATTATAACTCAATAAATACTTTTATTAAAGATCCAGATTTAAGTCGATTATCTGCAACGATTCCGAGTTTGAGTGTAAACCCAAAAGATGCTTTTTTCTTCCTACCTGAACTAAAAAATAATAACTATATAACGAAACTTTCAAAGAAGCAAATAATAGGTTCGCTAAAGCTAAATGGTACTTTAAGCAACCTAAATATACCTAAAACGACATTAAATTGGGGAACGAATACAAAGATGAATATCCAAGGAAGCGTTAAAAATACACTAGATATTAATACATTACATCTAGACTTTAAGAACTTCAATATCACATCAAACAAAAAAGACGCCTTTACATTTATTGATCCTGAAATACTGACTATTGAAGTTCCCGAAACATTTCAGTTAAAAGGTAGTGTTAATGGAAATTTAACCAATTTTAAAACGAATGCGACACTTAAAACTTCCGATGGAACTGTTGTTATAAAAGGGAATTTTAAAAACAAGAAAGCCATTGCTTTTAATGGAAGTGTTGCTGTTGATAATTTAGCACTTGGCAAAATTCTTAAAAATGAAAAACTAGGCGTCTATTCATTTACAACTACAATAAATGGCGAAGGAAACAGTCTCAATACGTTAGATGCAACATTGAAGACCGATTTTAAAAAACTATCCTATAATAACTACGATTTTTCAAAACTGCAACTAGATGGAAAAATTACGAATGGTAATGGAAATCTGAACCTAAACTTCAAAGATGAAAATTTAGATTTTGAAATGGTAAACTTGATTCAGTTAGATACGGTTGCTTCCAAAATTCAAACGATTTTAAATTTAAAAGGTGTCAACTTTCAAACACTTGGACTTGCCGAAGAAGATGTACGTGCAAAATTTAAGCTGGAAGCAGATATTGTAGGTAATTCAACAAGTAACCTAGCATTTAGCGGAATTATCAAAGATGCAATTTCTGTTCGGAACAATAGACCTTATTTATTGGGCGATATTATTGTTTATGCAAAACTTACAGACAAAACGACTGCTTTTGAGATTGAAAGTAATCCTGTAAATGCTTCGTTGGTTTCAAACACCGATGTGGTAAATCTTATTGCGGAACTACAAAAGCAATTTAATACGTATTTTAAGGATGATGTTACAACTACCGAAACTGATGTTGCATCAAATATTACTATGAAATTTAATGCTACGGTAAAACAAGCTCCTATTCTTAAAGACTTATTCTTACCCAAATTAGAATCTTTAAATCCGATAGCGATTACTGTAGATTTTAATGCTGAAAACAACTCGCTTATCGCGAATGCAACTGCGTCAAAAATAACCTATAACGGAAATATTATTGATAGTCTTAATTTTTCACTAAATGCAGAAAAGGAAACGTTAGATTTCGATTTCAAACTTGGTTCGTTAAAAACTGGAGCGCTGGCAATTCAAAAAATAAGTCTAAAAGGAAACGTGAAAGATCAAATAGTATACACGGATTTTATTGCGAAAGACGCTGACGAAACCTTGATTCAAATTGCTTCTGAAATTACCAAACAAAAAGATAGTATAAGCTTTCATATCAATCCAAAAGGGTTCATTCTTAACAAACAAAACTGGTCTATTCTTTCAGATAATAAGATTACGTATACTACAAATTATTTAGGATTCAAAGATTTTAAGTTGAGCCAAAACGAGCAACAAATTACCGTTAGCAATACGTTGCCTGGAAAAACCATTGAACATGTAGGTTTTAATTTTAAAAATTTTGAATTAAGTACCATTACCAGTTTATTTAATCAAGAAAAAATACTAGCTTCAGGGAAACTAAATGGAGAAATTGTAGTAGAATATCCTTTTGGAGATACTGGAATAACAGCCAATGCCAATATAACTAATTTGGAAGTTGTGGAAGTGCCACTCGGTAGGTTGAACCTTGATGCGAAATCAGTAGATGCTTCTAAATACGATCTTAATTTAGCAATCTTAGGAGACAATTTAAACGTAGCCATTATTGGTGATTATATAGCGAATGAAGATGATGCAATACTTAATTTTGATATCGATTTAAAAAATTTCGAACTAAAAGCATTAGACCAATTTGCAGGAAAGTATTTGTCAAAAACATCTGGGAATCTTTCAGGGAACGTCAAACTAACTGGCTCCACAAATGAACCAAAACTTTTAGGTGCTTTAAAATTTAATGACGCTGGTTTAACAATTAATGCGTTTAATGCATCTTTTACACTTCCAAAAGAATCTATAAAACTAGATGAAGCAGGTATTTATTTTGATAAATTTACGATGTTGGACATCAATCAAAATCCTTTTGTTTTAGATGGAAAAATTTCTACAAAAAACCTATCAAATTCATCATTTGCATTAACGCTAAAAGCTAAAAATATTGAAGTACTAAACTCCACAAAAGAAGCTAATGATTTGTTCTACGGAAAAGTCAATCTCGATGCAGATGTTTCTATAAATGGCACATTGAAACTTCCTAAAGTACGTGGTAGTTTAATGGTAAATAAAACTTCAGATTTTACGTATGTCATTCCTGAAGATGAAGTGAATCTTGTTGAGAAAGAAGGCATTGTCATTTTTGTAAATAAAAAAAATCCAGATGATATTCTAACAAATCAAAAAGATGATGTGTCATCAACGGCAGTATTAAGAGGATATGATATAGATGCACAATTGACCGTTTCAAAAAAAGCTGTTTTTAATATTATTGTGGATGAGCGTTCTGGCGATAATTTAAAAGTATCTGGAACTGGAAACTTTAAGTTTGGTATTTCTGAAAATGGCGATATGTCACTCTCTGGAAAATACGAAGTAGATAGTGGACATTACGAAGTAAGTCTCTATAATTTAGTAAAAAGACATTTTGATATTGCGCAAGGTAGTAGTATTATTTGGCGTGGAAATCCGTTAGAAGCTGACATGGATATTAGAGCTATTTATAAAATAGAAGCTGCTGCATCTGGCCTAATGGCAACCAAACTTACAAGCGAAAGTGCTAATATTACGAGTAAATATCGCCAAAAACTTCCGTTTCTAGTGTATCTTAATTTAAAAGGGCAATTGCTAAAACCTGAAATTTCCTTTAATCTTGATATTCCAAAAGATAATCAAGGAGAACTTGGTGGCGCAGTTTATGCGCAAGTTCAACAACTCAATACACAAGAAGACGAACTTAACAAACAAGTATTTTCGTTATTAGTATTAAATCAATTTTTTCCTTCTGCTACAAACGATGGAAGTTCTGGTGGCTCATTGTCAATTGCGAGAGACAATGCAAATAATGTACTCTCCAACCAACTGAATAATTTTTCAAATAAATTACTAGGAAATTCAGGAATTGAACTGGATTTTGGTTTAAATAGTTATACAGATTACCAAGGAAATGCACCATCTAATAAAACACAATTAGATGTAAATGCTAGAAAACGATTGCTCAATGATAAACTGATTGTAGAAGTTGGAAGTGGCGTTGATATTCAAGAAAATTCGCAAAATGCAGGACAAACTACGCCTTTGGTTGGAACTGTAAACATTCAATATCTTTTTGATGATAATGGAAGATGGCGATTGAAAGCGTATCGTAAAAATGATTTTGAAAATGTTATTGATGGACAAATTATACTCACAGGAATTTCTTTAATATTCAATCAAGAATTCAATAAATTTGAAGAGCTTTTTGCGAAAAAAGTCAAAGAAGAAGTTGCAAAAACAAAAGAAGCAGAAAAGACTAAAAAAGACACATCGAAACAATGA